One window of the Chthoniobacterales bacterium genome contains the following:
- the typA gene encoding translational GTPase TypA — protein MDNIRNIAIIAHVDHGKTTLVDQLLKQAGTFRANQKTDERMMDSMDLEREKGITIRAKNAAFRWKDYHVNVVDTPGHADFGGEVERIMKMVDGVLLIVDSHDGPQAQTKFVLKKAMENGLKPIVVINKIDRENARPHKVLDMVFELFLELDANDEQLDFPHIYASAKQGFAKNEVDEESDNMEPLYEAIVKHIPPPPKADQDFFQFLVSNLDYSDYLGRIAYGRIISGSVKVGQPIVCVHKDGTKERKNVTALFSHAGLEKIQIESAGAGDIVGITGFEEIFIGETLVDSEDREALPFVDIDPPTIAMKICVNDGPLAGREGKLLTARQIKDRLIKETRTNVSINVSETDNAAQFDVKARGEMQIAVLVEQMRREGFEILVSRPEVIFQRDEAGNLLEPIESLYVDVPPDNLGDILQSLAGRKADIVNMEHNPHSVLVEATIPTRGLIGFETDLVNVTKGHGIASHLFKEYGPHKGDIPSRSRGVLVSMEGGTSMAYALESIQERGRLFIGPQEEIYEGMIVGENARADDMPVNPCKAKKLTNMRSQGDGKGISLAPPLVMSLERSLEYIAPDEYVEATPKTLRLRKKILDANARKRAAK, from the coding sequence ATGGATAATATTCGCAACATCGCCATCATCGCTCACGTCGACCATGGCAAGACCACGCTCGTGGACCAGCTCCTCAAGCAGGCTGGCACCTTCCGCGCCAATCAAAAGACCGACGAGCGCATGATGGACTCGATGGATCTCGAGCGCGAGAAAGGCATCACCATTCGCGCCAAGAACGCCGCCTTCCGCTGGAAGGACTATCATGTGAACGTCGTCGACACTCCCGGCCACGCCGACTTTGGCGGCGAGGTGGAGCGCATCATGAAGATGGTCGACGGCGTGCTGCTCATCGTCGATAGCCACGACGGCCCACAGGCGCAGACGAAGTTCGTGCTCAAGAAGGCGATGGAAAACGGCCTCAAGCCGATCGTCGTCATCAACAAGATCGACCGCGAGAACGCCCGTCCGCACAAGGTGCTCGACATGGTGTTCGAGCTCTTCCTCGAGCTCGACGCGAACGACGAGCAGCTCGACTTCCCGCATATCTACGCCTCCGCCAAGCAGGGCTTTGCCAAGAACGAGGTCGACGAGGAGAGCGACAACATGGAGCCGCTCTACGAGGCGATCGTGAAGCACATTCCGCCGCCGCCGAAGGCCGACCAGGATTTCTTCCAGTTCCTCGTCTCGAACCTCGACTACAGCGACTACCTCGGCCGAATCGCCTACGGCCGCATCATCAGCGGCAGCGTGAAGGTCGGCCAGCCGATCGTCTGCGTGCACAAGGACGGCACGAAGGAGCGCAAGAACGTCACGGCGCTCTTCAGCCATGCGGGTCTCGAGAAGATCCAGATCGAGAGCGCCGGCGCCGGCGACATCGTGGGCATCACGGGCTTCGAGGAAATCTTCATCGGCGAGACGCTCGTCGATAGCGAAGACCGCGAGGCGCTGCCGTTCGTGGACATCGACCCTCCCACCATCGCGATGAAGATTTGCGTGAACGACGGCCCGCTGGCCGGTCGCGAGGGCAAGTTGCTCACCGCCCGCCAGATCAAGGACCGCCTCATCAAGGAGACGCGCACAAACGTCTCGATCAACGTCTCGGAGACGGACAACGCCGCGCAGTTCGACGTGAAGGCCCGTGGCGAAATGCAGATCGCCGTGCTCGTCGAGCAGATGCGCCGCGAGGGTTTCGAGATTCTCGTCTCGCGCCCCGAGGTCATTTTCCAGCGTGATGAAGCCGGCAACCTGCTCGAGCCGATCGAGAGCCTCTACGTCGACGTGCCGCCGGACAACCTCGGCGACATCCTTCAGTCGCTTGCCGGCCGCAAGGCCGACATCGTGAACATGGAGCACAACCCGCACAGCGTGCTCGTCGAGGCCACCATCCCGACGCGTGGTTTGATCGGCTTCGAGACCGACCTCGTGAACGTCACGAAGGGCCACGGCATCGCCTCGCACCTCTTCAAGGAATACGGCCCGCACAAGGGCGACATCCCCAGCCGCAGCCGCGGCGTGCTCGTCTCCATGGAAGGCGGCACCAGCATGGCCTACGCGCTGGAGTCCATCCAGGAGCGCGGCCGCCTCTTCATCGGGCCCCAGGAGGAAATCTACGAAGGCATGATCGTGGGCGAAAACGCCCGCGCGGACGACATGCCGGTGAATCCCTGCAAGGCCAAGAAGCTCACGAACATGCGTTCGCAGGGCGACGGCAAGGGCATCTCGCTTGCGCCTCCGCTCGTCATGAGCCTCGAGCGGTCGCTGGAATACATCGCGCCCGACGAATACGTCGAGGCCACGCCGAAGACGCTCCGCCTCCGCAAGAAGATCCTCGACGCGAACGCCCGCAAGCGCGCCGCGAAGTAA
- a CDS encoding N-acetylmuramoyl-L-alanine amidase-like domain-containing protein, whose amino-acid sequence MLRIFALLAICIPTALGAQLPLSTTFKGTAKFHRLVSQAQSENWRALPIGDRTARVGMALLGTPYVNYTLEIDDHIEAPSVNLNGLDCWTFYEVSLAFARMIKAKPVGATPQDLLKYIELERYRGGKCTGSYLSRMHFLEEVFADNTRRGLSVNPTRDLGGVRISRNITEMTSAWRSYRYLVHNRNLLPGMATIQQRVSALPVYYIPRSKVAGIEKYLRSGDIIAIVSADRSGYTSHVGMAVKRPDGTHYMHATSSRSHGRKVVLDDRISQYLKRSSDHIGIIVYRPLDI is encoded by the coding sequence ATGCTTCGGATTTTCGCCCTGCTCGCGATCTGCATTCCCACCGCCCTCGGGGCGCAACTCCCCCTCAGCACGACCTTCAAGGGCACCGCGAAGTTCCATCGCCTCGTCTCCCAAGCCCAAAGCGAAAACTGGCGCGCTCTCCCCATCGGCGACCGCACCGCCCGCGTCGGCATGGCCCTGCTCGGCACGCCCTACGTGAACTACACCCTCGAGATCGACGACCACATCGAGGCCCCCAGCGTGAACCTCAACGGCCTCGACTGCTGGACCTTCTACGAGGTCTCCCTCGCCTTCGCCCGCATGATCAAGGCCAAGCCCGTCGGCGCCACCCCGCAGGACCTCCTCAAATACATCGAGCTCGAGCGCTACCGCGGCGGCAAATGCACCGGCAGCTACCTCTCCCGCATGCACTTCCTCGAGGAAGTCTTCGCCGACAACACCCGCCGCGGCCTTTCCGTGAACCCCACCCGCGACCTCGGCGGCGTGCGCATCTCCCGCAACATCACCGAGATGACCTCCGCCTGGCGCAGCTATCGCTACCTCGTCCACAACCGCAACCTCCTCCCCGGCATGGCCACCATCCAGCAGCGCGTCTCCGCTCTGCCCGTCTATTACATCCCCCGCTCCAAGGTCGCCGGCATCGAGAAATACCTCCGCAGCGGCGACATCATCGCCATCGTCTCCGCGGACCGCTCCGGCTACACCTCCCACGTCGGCATGGCCGTGAAGCGGCCCGACGGCACTCACTACATGCACGCCACCTCCAGCCGCAGCCACGGCCGCAAAGTCGTCCTCGACGACCGCATCTCCCAATACCTCAAACGCTCCAGCGACCATATCGGCATCATCGTCTACCGTCCGCTGGATATTTAA
- a CDS encoding multidrug efflux RND transporter permease subunit, whose product MNISRFFIERPIFAAVLSMVIVIVGAISFPQLPIAQYPNVVPPTIVVTASYPGANPEVIADTVATPIEQEINGVENMLYLSSQATADGQLNITITFKIGTNLDTAQVLVQNRVAIAEPRLPEEVRRIGVKVDKSSPDLLLVVHLISPDNRYDQLYISNYAFLQVREQLRRLDGVGQINVVGGREYSMRVWLDADKLSSLDLTATDVVKALQEQNVQVAAGVIGQQPVPRGNSFQYTVTTLGRLTDPEQFKDIVVKTGTSGRIVKVRDVARVELAALDYSVNSYLGGKPAVAMIVQQRPGSNALATAEAVRAKIRELSADFPPGLEYRIIYDPTTFIQESINAVVHTIFEAVILVVIVIMVFLQSWRASVIPLIAIPVSLIGTFAVMAALGFSLNNLTLFGLVLAIGIVVDDAIVVVENIERHIEEGMSPKDSAFRAMEEVGGPVISVALVLSAVFIPTAFVSGITGLFYQQFALTIAVSTVISAFVSLTLSPALGAILLRSKDDTCDWFTRLWNFLFGWFFRGFNRFFDWISHRYSSAVSRIIRKSALALVVYALLLGFTYYAFTKVPIGFIPPVDQGYGIVAIQLPDGASLERTDAVVKEVTRLALETPGVLDAVAFAGFSGATRANASNAGAVFTPFKPFDERVKAGHQSGLEIMAALRKKFAAIPDAIIVVIPPPPVRGLGTGGGFKLFVQDRSGAGLGALQQAVDKFAAALRETPGLTSIFSPFRVSTPQIYADIDREKAKKLGVPLEEIFATLQVYLGSEFVNELNLFGRTYRVTAQGEARFRDSPEDIAQLKTRSTSGAIVPLGSLVNIQEKTGPDRVVRYNLYPAADVSGDTLPGFSSGQAIDAVKKVAKEKLPAGFGFEWTDIAFQQIIAGNTAVLIFPLCVLFVFLTLAAQYESWSLPLAIILIVPMCLLAGISGVWLRGLDNNILTQVGFIVLVGLACKNAILIVEFAKQIQERDGKSRFDAAVEACHLRLRPILMTSFAFVLGVLPLMLASGAGAEMRQALGTAVFSGMLGVTFFGLMLTPVFYVVIMGFVERRQARAARPRPPCPPAA is encoded by the coding sequence ATGAACATTTCGCGCTTTTTCATCGAGCGGCCGATCTTCGCGGCCGTGCTCTCGATGGTCATCGTGATCGTCGGGGCCATCTCGTTTCCGCAACTGCCGATCGCGCAGTATCCCAACGTCGTGCCGCCCACGATCGTCGTGACGGCGTCGTATCCCGGAGCGAATCCCGAGGTGATCGCCGACACGGTCGCCACGCCGATCGAGCAGGAGATCAACGGCGTGGAAAACATGCTGTATCTCTCGTCGCAGGCCACGGCCGACGGGCAGCTCAACATCACGATCACCTTCAAGATCGGCACGAATCTCGATACCGCGCAGGTGCTTGTGCAGAACCGCGTCGCCATCGCGGAGCCGCGATTGCCCGAGGAAGTTCGGCGCATCGGCGTGAAGGTCGACAAGAGCTCGCCCGACCTGCTGCTCGTCGTGCACCTCATCTCGCCCGACAACCGCTACGACCAGCTCTACATCAGTAACTACGCGTTCCTGCAGGTCCGCGAGCAGCTTCGCCGCCTCGATGGCGTCGGGCAGATCAACGTCGTCGGCGGCCGCGAATACAGCATGCGCGTCTGGCTCGACGCCGACAAGCTGAGTAGCCTCGACCTCACGGCGACCGACGTCGTGAAGGCGTTGCAGGAGCAGAATGTCCAGGTCGCGGCCGGCGTGATCGGGCAGCAGCCCGTGCCCAGGGGAAATTCGTTCCAATACACGGTCACCACGCTCGGGCGGCTCACGGATCCCGAGCAGTTCAAGGACATCGTCGTGAAGACCGGCACCTCCGGGCGCATCGTCAAGGTGCGCGACGTCGCGCGGGTAGAGCTCGCCGCGCTCGACTACTCGGTGAACAGTTACCTCGGTGGGAAACCGGCCGTGGCGATGATCGTCCAGCAGCGTCCGGGATCGAACGCCCTCGCTACCGCGGAAGCCGTGCGCGCGAAGATCAGGGAACTCAGCGCCGATTTCCCGCCCGGGCTGGAATACCGCATCATCTACGACCCCACGACGTTCATTCAGGAGTCCATCAACGCCGTCGTGCACACGATCTTCGAGGCGGTCATCCTCGTCGTCATTGTCATCATGGTCTTCCTGCAGAGCTGGCGGGCCTCGGTGATCCCGCTCATCGCGATTCCCGTGTCGCTCATCGGCACATTCGCCGTAATGGCCGCGCTCGGCTTCTCGCTGAACAACCTCACCCTCTTTGGTCTCGTGCTCGCCATCGGCATCGTCGTCGACGACGCCATCGTGGTCGTCGAAAACATCGAGCGCCACATCGAGGAAGGCATGAGCCCGAAGGACTCCGCCTTCCGCGCGATGGAGGAGGTCGGCGGCCCGGTGATCTCCGTCGCCCTCGTGCTGTCGGCGGTGTTCATCCCCACCGCGTTCGTTTCGGGCATCACCGGCCTGTTCTACCAGCAGTTCGCGCTCACGATCGCCGTCTCCACGGTCATTTCCGCGTTTGTCTCGCTCACGCTCAGCCCCGCGCTCGGCGCGATCCTGCTGCGGTCGAAAGATGACACCTGCGACTGGTTCACCCGGCTGTGGAATTTCCTCTTCGGCTGGTTCTTTCGCGGGTTCAACCGCTTCTTCGACTGGATCTCGCACCGCTACTCGAGCGCCGTTAGCCGCATCATTCGCAAATCCGCGCTCGCTCTTGTCGTTTACGCGCTCCTGCTCGGCTTCACGTATTACGCCTTCACCAAGGTTCCCATCGGCTTCATTCCGCCGGTCGATCAGGGCTACGGCATCGTCGCCATCCAGCTGCCCGACGGCGCTTCGCTCGAGCGCACCGACGCCGTCGTGAAGGAAGTCACTCGCCTCGCGCTGGAGACTCCCGGTGTGCTCGACGCCGTCGCCTTCGCCGGCTTCTCTGGCGCCACCCGCGCCAACGCCTCGAATGCTGGCGCCGTCTTCACGCCCTTCAAGCCCTTCGACGAACGCGTGAAAGCCGGCCACCAGAGCGGCCTGGAAATCATGGCCGCGCTGCGCAAGAAATTCGCCGCCATTCCGGATGCCATCATCGTCGTCATCCCGCCGCCGCCCGTGCGCGGCCTCGGCACCGGCGGCGGCTTCAAGCTCTTCGTGCAGGATCGCTCGGGCGCCGGGTTGGGCGCGCTCCAGCAGGCCGTGGACAAATTCGCCGCCGCGCTCCGCGAGACGCCGGGACTCACCTCCATCTTCTCGCCATTCCGCGTCTCCACCCCGCAGATCTACGCGGACATCGACCGCGAGAAGGCCAAGAAGCTCGGCGTTCCGCTCGAGGAAATCTTCGCCACGCTGCAGGTCTATCTCGGGTCGGAATTCGTCAACGAGCTCAACCTCTTCGGCCGAACCTACCGCGTCACCGCGCAGGGCGAGGCCCGCTTCCGTGACAGCCCCGAGGACATAGCCCAGCTCAAGACCCGCAGCACCAGCGGCGCGATCGTGCCGCTCGGCTCGCTCGTGAACATCCAGGAAAAGACCGGCCCCGATCGCGTCGTCCGTTACAACCTGTATCCCGCCGCGGATGTCAGCGGCGACACGTTGCCGGGCTTCAGCTCGGGCCAGGCCATCGACGCCGTCAAAAAGGTCGCGAAGGAGAAGCTGCCCGCCGGCTTTGGCTTCGAGTGGACCGATATCGCCTTCCAGCAGATCATCGCCGGCAACACCGCCGTGCTGATCTTTCCGCTCTGCGTGCTCTTCGTCTTCCTCACGCTCGCCGCGCAATACGAGAGCTGGTCGCTGCCCCTCGCCATCATCCTCATCGTCCCGATGTGCCTGCTCGCGGGCATCAGTGGCGTGTGGTTGCGCGGCCTCGACAACAATATCCTCACGCAGGTCGGCTTCATCGTGCTCGTCGGCCTCGCGTGCAAGAACGCCATCCTCATCGTCGAGTTTGCGAAGCAGATCCAGGAACGCGACGGCAAATCGCGCTTCGACGCCGCCGTCGAGGCCTGCCACCTGCGCCTGCGCCCGATTTTGATGACGTCCTTCGCCTTCGTGCTCGGCGTGCTGCCGCTCATGCTGGCCAGCGGCGCCGGTGCGGAGATGCGGCAGGCCCTCGGCACGGCGGTCTTCTCCGGCATGCTGGGAGTCACCTTCTTCGGCCTCATGCTCACGCCCGTGTTCTACGTCGTGATCATGGGCTTCGTGGAGCGCCGCCAGGCCCGGGCCGCCCGACCCCGGCCGCCCTGCCCTCCGGCGGCCTGA
- a CDS encoding efflux RND transporter periplasmic adaptor subunit, with translation MKPVVFVTPAIGKKIVEWDEYTGRLAAIDKVDVAARVSGTLESVHFTDGQFVKAGDLLFVIDPRPYEAKFERAGGDLQQADAKLKLAQLNDKRTVKLAADKVIAQEEIDSRRNELLQAQAAYQSAQADYNEAKLNLSFTRVTAPISGRISRKLVTEGNLITGSDASNPTLLTTIVSLDPIYCYFEADERAYLKYQRLAREGKRPSSRTTANPVELQLADEDTFSHKGKMNFVENALDEQTSTIQGRAVFPNADLQLTPGMFARVRLAGSGEYEAVLVPDQAIITDQSNKFVNVVKPDGTVDYRKVTLGPIYEGLRVIREGLETGEKVVTRGLQRVRPGATVDARPDETKGDGSVPPSDKKAS, from the coding sequence GTGAAGCCGGTGGTCTTCGTGACCCCGGCCATCGGCAAGAAAATTGTCGAATGGGACGAATACACCGGTCGACTGGCGGCGATCGACAAGGTCGATGTGGCGGCTCGCGTGAGCGGCACACTCGAGTCCGTGCATTTCACCGATGGCCAGTTCGTGAAGGCCGGAGATTTGCTCTTCGTCATCGATCCCCGCCCCTACGAGGCGAAATTCGAGCGCGCGGGCGGTGATCTCCAGCAGGCAGACGCCAAGCTCAAACTCGCCCAGCTCAACGACAAACGCACGGTCAAGCTCGCTGCGGACAAGGTGATCGCGCAGGAGGAGATCGATTCCCGACGCAACGAGCTGCTGCAGGCCCAGGCCGCCTACCAGTCCGCGCAGGCCGACTACAACGAAGCGAAACTCAATCTCAGCTTCACGCGCGTCACGGCGCCGATCAGTGGTCGAATCAGTCGAAAGCTCGTCACCGAGGGTAACCTCATCACCGGCAGTGACGCGTCGAATCCCACGCTCCTCACGACGATCGTTTCGCTGGACCCCATCTATTGCTATTTCGAGGCCGACGAGCGCGCGTATCTCAAATACCAGCGACTTGCTCGTGAAGGAAAGCGCCCCAGCTCGCGCACGACCGCGAATCCCGTCGAATTGCAACTCGCTGACGAAGACACGTTTTCGCACAAGGGAAAAATGAACTTCGTCGAGAACGCGCTCGACGAGCAGACGTCCACGATTCAGGGGCGCGCGGTTTTCCCGAACGCCGATCTGCAGCTCACGCCCGGGATGTTTGCCCGCGTGCGGCTGGCTGGTTCCGGAGAATACGAGGCTGTGCTCGTGCCCGATCAGGCAATCATCACAGACCAGTCGAACAAGTTCGTAAATGTCGTGAAGCCCGACGGCACGGTCGATTACCGCAAGGTCACGCTCGGGCCGATTTACGAGGGGTTGCGGGTGATCCGCGAGGGCCTCGAGACCGGGGAGAAGGTGGTGACCCGCGGCCTCCAGCGCGTGCGCCCGGGGGCGACGGTCGATGCCCGGCCCGACGAAACCAAGGGCGACGGCTCCGTCCCGCCTTCCGACAAGAAGGCTTCATGA
- the rsmH gene encoding 16S rRNA (cytosine(1402)-N(4))-methyltransferase RsmH, which yields MNCLDFEDPLDLLLENSEPAPGCMDYHIPVLAEEVVTFLRPAPGILFLDGTLGGGGHSERLLQAGARVIALDRDTDALTFAGERLAPFAHRLTLRQANYADAGAVLDSLGIEKIGGALIDIGVSSHQLDTAGRGFSLMHDGPLDMRMGTDTPLTAAHLVNEASPEELIRILREYGEENSATRIVAHLVDRRRTQRFETTGQLAEAVSEVIPRTGRRHPATRVFQALRIAVNDELGSLQRGLDAISGRLARGARFGVITFHSLEDRIVKRYFKHRSSEWLDRPEWPEPRRNPDRVFRLLTPHPIDPSPEEIEANPRARSAKLRIVEHI from the coding sequence ATGAACTGCTTGGACTTCGAAGACCCGCTCGACCTGCTCTTGGAAAACTCTGAGCCCGCGCCTGGCTGCATGGACTACCACATTCCCGTCCTCGCCGAGGAGGTCGTCACCTTCCTGCGGCCCGCTCCCGGCATCCTGTTCCTCGACGGCACTCTTGGCGGAGGCGGCCATTCCGAGCGGTTGCTGCAAGCCGGCGCTCGCGTGATCGCGCTCGACCGCGATACGGACGCCCTCACCTTTGCCGGCGAGCGCCTTGCGCCCTTTGCCCATCGCCTCACCCTGCGCCAGGCGAACTACGCCGACGCCGGCGCCGTGCTCGATTCCCTGGGGATCGAAAAGATCGGCGGTGCGTTGATCGACATCGGCGTGTCCTCGCACCAGCTGGATACCGCCGGCCGCGGCTTCTCCCTCATGCACGATGGCCCGCTCGACATGCGCATGGGCACGGACACCCCGCTGACCGCCGCGCATCTCGTGAACGAAGCTTCGCCCGAGGAACTCATCCGCATCCTGCGCGAATATGGCGAGGAGAACTCCGCCACCCGCATCGTAGCCCACCTCGTGGATCGCCGTCGCACCCAGCGTTTCGAGACCACCGGCCAGCTCGCCGAGGCCGTTTCCGAGGTCATCCCCCGCACCGGCCGGCGCCACCCGGCCACGCGCGTGTTCCAGGCCCTGCGCATCGCCGTGAACGACGAGCTCGGCTCGCTCCAGCGCGGCCTCGACGCGATCAGCGGCCGACTCGCCCGCGGAGCGCGCTTTGGCGTGATCACCTTTCACTCGCTCGAGGACCGCATCGTGAAGCGTTACTTCAAGCACCGCAGCTCCGAGTGGCTCGACCGCCCCGAGTGGCCGGAGCCTCGCCGCAATCCCGACCGCGTCTTCCGTCTTTTGACTCCGCATCCCATCGATCCCTCGCCCGAGGAGATCGAGGCCAATCCACGCGCCCGCAGCGCCAAACTTCGCATCGTCGAGCACATCTAA
- a CDS encoding penicillin-binding protein 2, with translation MRWNAHTRITLASAFLGLLFTGFSSRLIYIAVAKHDEYSTLAAEKNSIRQTIPARRGLIYDRNGEVLAENSPVRTAFADGTHIEDPRKVAEIVAPFLQIPVDELTAKITTPRRYAVLRHEVPAEIAFKITRALEAAKLRGIYFENDSIRVHPNGSMLCHVMGFLNHERQGIQGVEAAMDEYLSGQDGFRYIERDRTGQELVVYRGQEREARNGLNVTLTIDMGLQSIVEDELDAAVKTLKPQTAVCIMADPKTGEILAMASRPNFEPDSIGTAKPEQMKNHSVIDMFEPGSTFKIVVASAALNEGIINTETRINCEGGRFAYGGKILRDHHGYGSIPVHDILMKSSNIGSAKMALMMGEQTFYEYMKRFGFGERTGIELPGEITGLVPPPSRWDKLTITRMPMGQAVGVTALQAVQAMSVIANGGKLIAPHIVKSLSDVDGKVIREFRPAVIREVVNSQTAAIVSNALADVVSPKGTAILASVPGFRVAGKTGTAQIAKPGGGYYENKYLASFLGYMPQEDPAFVCLVMIQDPKVGPELYYGGLVAAPIFARIAERAARYLDLQPVMRAEAVTQVVSNVKDKGDAVDQ, from the coding sequence GTGAGGTGGAATGCCCATACTCGGATCACTCTTGCCAGCGCGTTCCTCGGGCTGCTTTTTACCGGTTTTTCGTCGCGGCTGATTTATATCGCCGTCGCCAAACACGACGAATACTCGACCCTCGCGGCCGAGAAGAACTCCATCCGGCAGACAATCCCGGCCCGCCGGGGGCTAATCTATGATCGCAATGGCGAGGTGCTCGCGGAGAATTCCCCCGTGCGCACCGCCTTCGCCGACGGCACGCACATCGAGGATCCCCGCAAGGTCGCCGAAATCGTCGCGCCGTTTCTCCAGATCCCGGTCGATGAACTGACCGCCAAGATCACGACCCCGCGCCGCTACGCCGTGCTCCGCCACGAGGTGCCGGCCGAGATCGCGTTCAAGATCACCCGCGCTCTGGAGGCCGCGAAGCTGCGCGGCATCTATTTCGAGAACGACAGCATCCGCGTGCACCCGAACGGCTCGATGCTCTGCCACGTGATGGGCTTCCTCAATCACGAGCGCCAGGGCATCCAGGGCGTCGAGGCCGCGATGGACGAATACCTCAGCGGGCAGGACGGCTTCCGCTACATCGAGCGCGACCGCACCGGCCAGGAGCTCGTCGTGTATCGTGGCCAGGAACGCGAGGCGCGAAATGGCCTCAATGTCACCCTCACGATCGACATGGGCCTACAATCCATCGTCGAGGACGAACTCGACGCAGCGGTGAAGACGCTCAAGCCGCAGACCGCCGTGTGCATCATGGCCGACCCGAAGACCGGCGAAATCCTCGCAATGGCGAGCCGCCCGAACTTCGAACCCGACTCCATCGGCACCGCGAAGCCCGAGCAGATGAAGAACCACTCCGTGATCGACATGTTCGAGCCCGGTTCGACCTTCAAGATCGTCGTCGCCTCCGCCGCGCTCAACGAAGGCATCATCAATACCGAGACCCGCATCAACTGCGAAGGCGGTCGCTTCGCCTATGGCGGCAAGATTCTCCGCGACCACCATGGTTACGGGTCCATCCCGGTGCACGACATCCTCATGAAGTCGTCGAACATCGGCTCCGCCAAGATGGCGCTGATGATGGGCGAGCAGACCTTCTACGAATACATGAAGCGCTTTGGCTTTGGCGAACGCACGGGCATCGAGCTCCCCGGTGAAATCACCGGCCTCGTGCCGCCGCCCTCGCGCTGGGACAAGCTCACCATCACCCGTATGCCGATGGGTCAGGCCGTCGGCGTGACCGCCCTGCAGGCCGTGCAGGCCATGAGCGTGATCGCCAACGGCGGCAAGCTCATCGCCCCGCACATCGTAAAGTCGCTTTCCGACGTCGATGGCAAGGTCATCCGCGAGTTCCGGCCCGCCGTCATCCGCGAGGTGGTGAATTCGCAGACCGCCGCGATCGTCAGCAACGCCCTCGCTGACGTCGTCAGCCCCAAAGGCACCGCAATCCTCGCCTCGGTCCCCGGTTTCCGCGTCGCGGGCAAGACCGGCACCGCCCAGATCGCCAAGCCCGGCGGCGGCTACTACGAAAACAAATACCTCGCGTCGTTCCTCGGTTACATGCCGCAGGAAGACCCGGCCTTCGTCTGCCTCGTCATGATCCAGGATCCGAAGGTCGGCCCCGAGCTTTACTACGGCGGCCTCGTCGCCGCCCCGATCTTCGCGCGCATCGCCGAGCGCGCCGCCCGCTATCTCGATCTCCAGCCCGTCATGCGCGCCGAAGCCGTCACCCAGGTGGTTTCGAACGTCAAGGACAAGGGAGACGCCGTCGACCAATGA